The following coding sequences lie in one Frigoribacterium sp. SL97 genomic window:
- the manA gene encoding mannose-6-phosphate isomerase, class I — MFLAITNTPRDYAWGSTTAIADLLGRRPSGRPEAELWLGAHPGSPSVVVAPAVVGGADTLADWFAAEPGRALGRDRDHLPFLLKLLAADGPLSIQAHPTPEQAREGFAREDAAGIPLDAPERNYKDSSAKPEIIVALSDTFDALCGFREPARTLADLDLLDDGSGRLDLLRRHLAESLRSTLAFLFQGDDDSSAAIAAVSELAAAHRADGAGIATVVDLAERYPGDPGVVVSLLLNRVTLRAGEALFLPAGNVHAYLGGFGVELMAPSDNVLRGGLTPKHVDVPELLKVLDFEPLPVPRLDPTTVARGVERFAPPGTGFAMLRVDAEGPGAVVEIGGPSIVLVTAGEVHVKGQDGTIRLGRGESAFVTPDEVRLAMTGGGTAYVATPA, encoded by the coding sequence ATGTTCCTCGCCATCACCAACACGCCCCGCGACTACGCCTGGGGCTCGACGACGGCCATCGCCGACCTGCTCGGTCGTCGACCGAGCGGCCGCCCCGAGGCCGAGCTGTGGCTCGGTGCGCACCCGGGTTCGCCGAGCGTCGTCGTCGCCCCGGCGGTCGTGGGTGGTGCCGACACCCTCGCCGACTGGTTCGCCGCCGAGCCGGGCAGGGCGCTCGGCCGCGACCGGGACCACCTGCCGTTCCTGCTGAAGTTGCTCGCGGCCGACGGCCCGCTGTCCATCCAGGCGCACCCCACCCCCGAGCAGGCCCGCGAGGGCTTCGCGCGCGAGGACGCCGCGGGCATCCCGCTCGACGCCCCCGAGCGCAACTACAAGGACTCCTCGGCCAAGCCCGAGATCATCGTGGCGTTGAGCGACACCTTCGACGCCCTCTGCGGGTTCCGCGAGCCGGCCCGGACCCTGGCCGACCTCGACCTCCTCGACGACGGCTCGGGGCGCCTCGACCTGCTCCGCCGACACCTGGCCGAGTCCCTGCGGTCGACCCTGGCCTTCCTCTTCCAGGGCGACGACGACTCGTCCGCGGCCATCGCGGCGGTGAGCGAACTCGCCGCCGCCCACCGGGCGGACGGCGCGGGCATCGCCACGGTCGTCGACCTGGCCGAGCGCTACCCCGGCGACCCCGGCGTGGTCGTCTCGCTGTTGCTCAACCGGGTGACGCTGCGTGCCGGGGAGGCGCTGTTCCTGCCCGCCGGCAACGTGCACGCCTACCTGGGCGGCTTCGGCGTCGAGCTCATGGCGCCCTCCGACAACGTGCTGCGCGGCGGCTTGACCCCCAAGCACGTGGACGTCCCCGAGCTGCTGAAGGTGCTCGACTTCGAACCACTGCCCGTCCCCCGTCTCGACCCGACCACGGTCGCCCGGGGGGTCGAGCGCTTCGCGCCTCCCGGCACGGGCTTCGCCATGCTGCGGGTCGACGCCGAGGGTCCGGGGGCCGTCGTCGAGATCGGCGGTCCGAGCATCGTCCTGGTCACCGCCGGAGAGGTCCACGTCAAGGGTCAGGACGGCACCATCCGGCTCGGTCGTGGCGAGTCCGCGTTCGTCACCCCCGACGAGGTCCGACTCGCGATGACCGGCGGCGGCACCGCCTACGTGGCGACGCCGGCCTGA
- a CDS encoding acyl-CoA dehydrogenase family protein has protein sequence MSSATLTSFTSLVSDFYGYEDLLSDREKGVLADLRHYLETEVKPGVNRHWADATFPHEIVKGLAGLGLFGMPWEETRPFENSAVFRGWVALELARVDASVATFVGVQNGLAMGSIGVGGSPEQRAEWLPRMASGDLVGAFGLTEPLSGSDSAQGLRTIATRDGDDWVLNGSKRWIGNATFSDITIIWAKSAEDGQVKGFIVPTDTAGYTATKIEDKQSLRIVQNADITLEDVRVPESHRLQQADSFRSTAAVLRLTRAEVAWAAVGNSIGAYEAALAYANERVQFGKPIAKHQLIQDLLVKCIGNITASIGMVVRCSQMLDEGTQRDEHASLAKAFTTARMRETVGYAREVMGGNGIVLEYDVARFFADAEALYSYEGTREMNTLIVGRSITGQAAFV, from the coding sequence ATGTCATCAGCGACCCTCACCTCGTTCACCTCCCTCGTCAGCGACTTCTACGGTTACGAGGACCTCCTCTCGGACCGCGAGAAGGGCGTCCTGGCCGACCTTCGCCACTACCTCGAGACCGAGGTCAAGCCCGGGGTGAACCGCCACTGGGCCGACGCGACCTTCCCGCACGAGATCGTGAAGGGCCTCGCCGGCCTGGGCCTCTTCGGCATGCCGTGGGAGGAGACGCGCCCGTTCGAGAACTCCGCCGTCTTCCGCGGCTGGGTCGCGCTCGAGCTCGCGCGCGTGGACGCGTCCGTCGCGACCTTCGTCGGCGTGCAGAACGGACTCGCGATGGGCTCGATCGGCGTCGGCGGCTCGCCCGAACAGCGTGCCGAGTGGCTGCCCCGCATGGCGAGCGGTGACCTGGTGGGCGCCTTCGGCCTGACCGAACCGCTGTCGGGGTCCGACTCGGCCCAGGGACTCCGCACGATCGCCACCCGCGACGGCGACGACTGGGTGCTGAACGGCTCCAAGCGGTGGATCGGCAACGCCACGTTCAGCGACATCACGATCATCTGGGCCAAGAGCGCCGAGGACGGCCAGGTCAAGGGCTTCATCGTCCCGACCGACACCGCCGGCTACACGGCGACCAAGATCGAGGACAAGCAGAGCCTCCGCATCGTCCAGAACGCCGACATCACCCTCGAGGACGTGCGCGTGCCCGAGAGCCACCGACTGCAGCAGGCCGATTCGTTCCGCAGCACGGCGGCCGTGCTGCGCCTGACGCGGGCCGAGGTCGCCTGGGCGGCCGTGGGCAACTCGATCGGCGCCTACGAGGCCGCCCTGGCGTACGCCAACGAGCGCGTGCAGTTCGGCAAGCCCATCGCCAAGCACCAGCTGATCCAGGACCTGCTGGTGAAGTGCATCGGCAACATCACCGCCTCGATCGGCATGGTGGTGCGGTGCTCGCAGATGCTCGACGAGGGCACCCAGCGCGACGAGCACGCCTCGCTCGCCAAGGCGTTCACCACGGCCCGCATGCGCGAGACGGTGGGGTACGCCCGCGAGGTCATGGGCGGCAACGGCATCGTGCTCGAGTACGACGTGGCCCGGTTCTTCGCCGACGCCGAGGCGCTGTACAGCTACGAGGGCACCCGCGAGATGAACACCCTCATCGTGGGCCGCAGCATCACGGGCCAGGCGGCGTTCGTCTGA
- the galE gene encoding UDP-glucose 4-epimerase GalE — protein MSWLVTGGAGYIGSHVVRELTGAGIDAVVLDDLSSGLEAFVPADVPFVRGSLLDRELIEQTIDRHGVTGVVHVAGYKYAGVSVQRPLHTYDQNVTGTARLLEAMSSRGVDRIVFSSSAAVYGTPPTELVTEDTPKAPASPYGESKLIGEWLLRDQGVAEGLRHTSLRYFNVVGSGRPDLWDASPHNLFPLVFAALAEGRVPRINGDDYDTPDGTCVRDYVHVADLAVSHVAAARRLDAGEPVEPAYNLGSGGGVSVAEIMTAMREGTGIDFTPEIAPRRPGDPDRIVADGSLAARDLDWEMRHTLLEMVTSAWQAAPRG, from the coding sequence ATGTCATGGTTGGTCACCGGCGGTGCCGGGTACATCGGTTCTCACGTCGTCCGCGAGCTCACGGGGGCGGGCATCGACGCGGTCGTCCTGGACGACCTCTCGTCCGGCCTCGAGGCCTTCGTGCCCGCCGACGTCCCGTTCGTCCGGGGTTCCCTCCTCGACCGCGAGCTGATCGAGCAGACCATCGACCGGCACGGCGTGACCGGCGTCGTCCACGTCGCGGGCTACAAGTACGCCGGGGTCTCGGTCCAGCGGCCGTTGCACACCTACGACCAGAACGTCACGGGGACCGCCCGCCTCCTCGAGGCCATGTCGAGCCGGGGCGTCGACCGGATCGTGTTCTCGTCCAGCGCGGCCGTCTACGGCACGCCGCCGACCGAGCTCGTCACCGAGGACACGCCCAAGGCACCCGCGTCCCCCTACGGCGAGAGCAAGCTGATCGGCGAGTGGCTGCTGCGCGACCAGGGGGTGGCCGAAGGCCTGCGCCACACCAGCCTGCGCTACTTCAACGTCGTGGGTTCGGGTCGGCCCGACCTCTGGGACGCCAGCCCGCACAACCTCTTCCCGCTCGTCTTCGCCGCGCTCGCCGAGGGCCGCGTCCCGCGCATCAACGGCGACGACTACGACACCCCCGACGGGACGTGCGTCCGCGACTACGTCCACGTCGCCGACCTGGCGGTCTCGCACGTCGCGGCGGCCCGCCGACTGGACGCGGGCGAGCCGGTCGAGCCGGCCTACAACCTCGGTTCGGGCGGCGGCGTCTCGGTCGCCGAGATCATGACCGCGATGCGCGAGGGCACCGGCATCGACTTCACGCCCGAGATCGCCCCGCGTCGTCCCGGCGACCCCGACCGCATCGTCGCCGACGGCAGCCTGGCGGCGCGCGACCTCGACTGGGAGATGCGGCACACGCTGCTCGAGATGGTCACCAGCGCCTGGCAGGCCGCGCCTCGCGGTTGA
- a CDS encoding glycosyltransferase family 2 protein, with amino-acid sequence MQPRVTAILVAPGGATYLDRTLDGLSRQTRPPEALVVVDTGGKDSAAGRLSLSGAAQLASLPDAKTFGAAAAHGVRLSDPGDGDPDEWVWLLGHDNAPAPEALERLMTTVEVSPSVAVAGPKLMRWGQPGVIAEFGETVTRYGASLARVENELDQGQHDVTDDVLGVAAGGMLVRRTVWTALGGFDPALPHVDAALDFSIRARLAGHRVVLVPDAKVDSAGPPEEFGHGPVGHARRARLHRAAQLHRRLVYSAAALLPLHWLSLVPLAVVRSVWHLLTKNPGAVVGEFASAFRAAFGGSHVRSARRALARTKSVGWSSVEPLRASRAMLRERRVTERDAQVAGVEDAPDPRASFVHSGGLWVVLVAAVVGVVAFLPLLGNPAVTGGGLLPLSTSVGQLWSSVGYGWREIGTGFLGPSDPFAALVAVLGSLTPWSPSTAVLGVYLVALPLSALGAWFATRRVTRRTWVPAVAAALYALSSPLLSGLQSGHLGAVLAHVALPFLVWAMIGAARSWTAGATASLLFAVVAAAAPRSCRPSSSVGSGRSSAAPAAPIASWRCRCPRWPSSRPSSSPSCSGAPGGPCSPTPGSPRGRTRPHRCSCCSRPPRRASTAGRH; translated from the coding sequence ATGCAGCCGAGAGTCACAGCGATCCTCGTCGCCCCTGGTGGAGCGACCTACCTCGACCGAACCCTCGACGGACTGTCGCGTCAGACGCGGCCCCCCGAGGCATTGGTGGTGGTCGACACGGGCGGCAAGGACTCGGCCGCGGGTCGGCTGTCGCTGAGCGGCGCCGCCCAGTTGGCCTCGCTTCCCGACGCGAAGACGTTCGGTGCCGCCGCCGCGCACGGCGTGCGACTCTCCGACCCGGGCGACGGAGATCCCGACGAGTGGGTCTGGCTGCTCGGGCACGACAACGCACCCGCGCCCGAGGCGCTCGAGCGCCTCATGACGACCGTCGAGGTGTCGCCCTCCGTCGCGGTCGCGGGCCCCAAGCTGATGCGGTGGGGCCAGCCCGGTGTCATCGCCGAGTTCGGCGAGACCGTCACCCGGTACGGCGCCTCGCTCGCCCGCGTCGAGAACGAACTCGACCAGGGCCAGCACGACGTCACGGACGACGTGCTCGGCGTCGCGGCGGGGGGCATGCTCGTCCGTCGCACGGTCTGGACCGCCCTGGGCGGCTTCGACCCCGCGCTGCCGCACGTCGACGCCGCACTCGACTTCTCGATCCGTGCCCGCCTCGCCGGTCACCGGGTGGTCCTCGTCCCCGACGCGAAGGTCGACAGTGCTGGGCCGCCGGAGGAGTTCGGCCACGGGCCCGTCGGGCACGCCCGCCGGGCGCGCCTGCACCGTGCCGCCCAACTGCACCGGCGCCTCGTCTACTCGGCGGCCGCCCTGTTGCCGCTGCACTGGCTCAGCCTGGTGCCGCTGGCGGTCGTGCGCAGCGTCTGGCACCTGCTCACCAAGAACCCGGGAGCCGTGGTGGGCGAGTTCGCCAGCGCGTTCCGGGCTGCCTTCGGCGGCTCGCACGTGCGATCGGCTCGTCGGGCCCTCGCCCGGACCAAGAGCGTCGGCTGGAGCTCGGTGGAGCCCTTGCGCGCGTCCCGCGCGATGCTCCGAGAACGACGGGTCACCGAACGTGACGCACAGGTCGCCGGCGTCGAGGACGCACCCGACCCCCGGGCGAGCTTCGTCCACTCGGGCGGCCTCTGGGTCGTGCTGGTCGCCGCCGTCGTCGGTGTGGTGGCGTTCCTGCCGCTGCTCGGCAACCCGGCCGTCACGGGTGGGGGACTCCTGCCGCTCAGCACCTCGGTGGGTCAGCTCTGGTCGTCGGTGGGCTACGGCTGGCGCGAGATCGGCACCGGGTTCCTCGGCCCCTCGGACCCGTTCGCCGCGCTCGTCGCGGTCCTCGGCAGCCTGACGCCCTGGTCGCCGTCGACCGCGGTCCTCGGGGTCTACCTCGTGGCCCTGCCGCTCTCCGCGCTGGGCGCGTGGTTCGCCACCCGCCGCGTGACCCGCCGCACCTGGGTGCCGGCCGTCGCCGCGGCGCTCTACGCCCTCTCGTCCCCGCTGCTCTCGGGTCTGCAGTCCGGTCACCTCGGTGCCGTCCTCGCGCACGTGGCGCTGCCGTTCCTCGTCTGGGCCATGATCGGGGCCGCGAGGTCGTGGACGGCCGGGGCCACCGCCTCCTTGCTGTTCGCCGTCGTCGCGGCGGCCGCTCCTCGCTCGTGCCGGCCCTCCTCGTCGGTTGGCTCGGGTCGATCGTCAGCCGCCCCCGCGGCACCCATCGCCTCGTGGCGGTGCCGCTGCCCGCGCTGGCCCTCTTCGCGCCCCTCGTCGTCGCCCAGCTGCAGCGGGGCACCTGGTGGGCCGTGTTCGCCGACCCCGGGGTCCCCACGAGGTCGGACCCGGCCTCACCGCTGCAGCTGCTGCTCACGTCCCCCGAGACGGGCCTCAACGGCTGGACGGCACTGA
- a CDS encoding WhiB family transcriptional regulator — protein MGIHENRAGVPDNWHVDPIQLGVPGIGSSSRTIVADDENQLAWQADSLCAQTDPEAFFPEKGGSTRDAKKICASCDVRAQCLEYALQNDERFGIWGGLSERERRKLRKRA, from the coding sequence GTGGGCATCCACGAGAACCGCGCCGGCGTCCCGGACAACTGGCACGTCGACCCGATCCAGCTGGGCGTCCCCGGCATCGGATCGTCGTCGCGCACCATCGTCGCCGACGACGAGAACCAGCTGGCCTGGCAGGCGGACTCGCTCTGCGCCCAGACCGATCCCGAGGCGTTCTTCCCCGAGAAGGGCGGCTCCACGCGCGACGCCAAGAAGATCTGCGCCTCCTGCGACGTCCGGGCCCAGTGCCTCGAGTACGCCCTGCAGAACGACGAGCGCTTCGGCATCTGGGGCGGGCTGTCCGAGCGCGAGCGTCGCAAGCTCCGCAAGCGGGCCTGA